One segment of Paraburkholderia sp. PGU19 DNA contains the following:
- the nirB gene encoding nitrite reductase large subunit NirB has translation MKVIVIGHGMVGHKLLECLAEQATARLDITVLCEEPRPAYDRVHLSEFFSGKSADDLSLVAPGFFDRDDMVLRLNAKAVSIDRDAHTVTTSTGETLSYDKLVIASGSYAFVPPVPGKDRKDCFVYRTIEDLEAMQECGARSKTGVVIGGGLLGLECAKALRDLGLETHVVEFAPRLMAVQVDDGGGKVLRGKIEELGVTVHTQKNTLEIVDGEEGTHRMQFADGSHLDTDMIVFSAGIRPRDEIARASGLAVGPRGGIVIDNHCRTSDADIYAIGECALWNGQIFGLVAPGYEMARVTAKQLLGEGDAAFAGADMSTKLKLMGVDVASLGDAHAATAGSRTYQFSDERKQVYKKLVVSDCGKYLLGGVMVGDASEYGTLLQMMLNRIQLPESPEFLILPQADGNAKPALGVDALPESAQICSCNNISKGAICAAVCAGATTIGDVKSATKAGTACGGCVPLVTQVMKAEMKKQGLAVNNHLCEHFPFSRQELYHLVRVERIETFSALLNKHGHGLGCDICKPAVAGILASCWNEFVLKKEHASLQDTNDYYLANIQRDGTYSVVPRMPGGEVTPEGLIAVGQVAQKYGLYTKITGGQRVDLFGARVEQLPSIWEELIAAGFESGHAYGKSLRTVKSCVGSTWCRYGVDDSVGLAIDIENRYKGLRSPHKIKFAVSGCTRECAEAQSKDVGIIATEKGWNLYVCGNGGMKPRHAELIASDLDRETLIRYIDRFLMFYVRTADRLQRTSVWRENLEGGLDYLREVVINDKLGIAAELEAEMQHVVDTYECEWKKAVTDPETRKRFRHFVNSDSTDDNVSFVPTRGQIRPATPEERQRPVRIPVVVEQSTESTEPAETV, from the coding sequence ATGAAAGTCATCGTTATCGGCCACGGCATGGTCGGCCACAAACTGCTCGAATGCCTCGCGGAACAAGCTACGGCGCGCCTCGACATTACCGTGCTGTGCGAAGAGCCGCGTCCCGCCTACGATCGCGTGCATCTGTCGGAGTTCTTCTCGGGCAAATCCGCCGACGACCTGTCGCTGGTCGCGCCCGGCTTCTTCGATCGCGACGACATGGTGCTGCGCCTGAACGCGAAGGCCGTGTCGATCGATCGCGACGCGCACACGGTGACGACCTCGACGGGCGAAACGCTTTCGTACGACAAGCTCGTGATCGCCAGCGGCTCATATGCGTTCGTGCCGCCCGTGCCGGGCAAGGACCGCAAAGACTGCTTCGTCTATCGCACGATCGAAGACCTCGAAGCGATGCAGGAATGCGGCGCGCGCTCGAAGACGGGCGTCGTGATCGGCGGCGGTCTGCTCGGTCTGGAATGCGCGAAAGCACTGCGCGACCTGGGCCTCGAAACGCATGTCGTCGAGTTCGCACCGCGTCTGATGGCGGTTCAGGTTGACGACGGCGGCGGCAAAGTGTTGCGCGGCAAGATCGAAGAACTCGGCGTGACCGTGCATACGCAGAAGAACACGCTGGAGATCGTCGACGGCGAAGAAGGCACGCATCGCATGCAGTTCGCCGATGGCAGCCATCTCGACACCGACATGATCGTGTTCTCCGCCGGCATCCGTCCGCGCGACGAGATCGCGCGCGCCAGTGGTCTCGCGGTCGGCCCGCGCGGCGGCATCGTGATCGACAACCACTGCCGCACGAGCGACGCCGACATCTACGCGATCGGCGAATGTGCGCTGTGGAACGGCCAGATTTTTGGCCTCGTTGCGCCGGGCTACGAAATGGCACGCGTGACGGCCAAACAGTTGCTCGGCGAAGGCGACGCTGCGTTTGCGGGCGCCGACATGAGCACGAAGCTGAAGCTGATGGGCGTCGATGTGGCGAGCCTCGGCGACGCGCACGCAGCGACGGCGGGCAGCCGTACGTATCAGTTCAGCGACGAGCGCAAGCAGGTCTACAAGAAGCTGGTCGTGTCCGACTGCGGCAAGTATCTGCTCGGCGGCGTGATGGTCGGTGACGCGAGCGAATACGGCACGCTGCTGCAGATGATGCTGAACCGCATCCAGTTGCCGGAGTCGCCGGAATTCCTGATCCTGCCGCAAGCGGACGGCAACGCGAAGCCCGCACTCGGCGTCGATGCATTGCCCGAAAGCGCGCAGATCTGCTCGTGCAACAACATCTCGAAGGGCGCGATCTGCGCGGCCGTTTGCGCGGGCGCGACGACCATCGGCGACGTGAAGAGCGCGACGAAGGCGGGCACGGCATGCGGCGGCTGCGTGCCGCTCGTCACGCAGGTGATGAAGGCCGAGATGAAGAAGCAAGGTCTCGCCGTCAACAATCATCTGTGCGAGCACTTTCCGTTTTCGCGCCAGGAGTTGTATCACCTCGTTCGCGTCGAGCGCATTGAGACCTTCAGCGCACTGCTGAACAAGCATGGTCACGGCCTTGGCTGCGATATCTGCAAGCCCGCCGTCGCCGGCATTCTCGCGTCGTGCTGGAACGAGTTCGTGCTGAAGAAAGAGCACGCCAGCCTGCAGGACACGAACGACTACTACCTCGCGAACATCCAGCGCGACGGCACGTATTCCGTCGTGCCGCGCATGCCGGGCGGCGAAGTGACGCCGGAAGGCTTGATCGCCGTCGGCCAGGTCGCGCAGAAGTACGGCCTCTACACGAAGATCACGGGCGGGCAGCGCGTCGATCTGTTCGGCGCGCGCGTCGAACAGTTGCCGTCGATCTGGGAAGAACTGATCGCCGCCGGCTTCGAGTCGGGCCACGCATACGGCAAGTCGCTGCGCACGGTGAAGTCATGCGTCGGCTCGACGTGGTGCCGCTATGGCGTCGACGATTCCGTCGGTCTCGCGATCGATATCGAGAACCGCTACAAAGGTCTGCGCTCGCCGCACAAGATCAAGTTCGCGGTGTCGGGCTGCACGCGCGAGTGCGCGGAGGCGCAAAGCAAAGACGTCGGCATCATCGCGACGGAAAAGGGCTGGAATCTCTACGTGTGCGGCAACGGCGGGATGAAGCCGCGCCATGCCGAACTGATCGCGTCGGATCTGGATCGCGAAACGTTGATCCGTTATATCGACCGCTTCCTTATGTTCTACGTACGTACGGCCGACCGCCTGCAACGCACCAGCGTGTGGCGCGAGAACCTCGAAGGCGGCCTCGACTATCTGCGCGAAGTCGTCATCAATGACAAGCTCGGCATCGCGGCGGAACTCGAAGCGGAAATGCAGCACGTGGTCGACACGTACGAATGCGAGTGGAAGAAAGCCGTCACGGACCCCGAAACGCGCAAGCGCTTCCGTCACTTCGTCAACAGCGACAGTACTGACGACAACGTCAGCTTCGTCCCGACGCGCGGCCAGATCCGGCCCGCCACGCCCGAAGAGCGCCAGCGGCCCGTGCGTATTCCCGTCGTCGTCGAGCAGTCGACGGAATCGACAGAACCGGCCGAAACGGTTTGA
- the nirD gene encoding nitrite reductase small subunit NirD yields the protein MNNDRLPTTWTSICTLDDIVPNTGVCALVNGEQVAVFRVEGERGGVYAIDNFDPASQAAVLSRGLIGSLGERIVVASPIYKHHFDLRTGECLEAPDKSVSAFAARVEDGHVWVSA from the coding sequence ATGAACAACGACCGTTTGCCGACCACCTGGACGTCCATTTGCACGCTCGACGACATCGTGCCGAACACGGGCGTCTGCGCACTCGTCAATGGCGAGCAGGTCGCCGTGTTTCGCGTCGAAGGCGAGCGCGGCGGCGTGTACGCCATCGACAACTTCGACCCGGCATCGCAGGCGGCCGTGCTGTCGCGCGGGCTGATCGGCAGCCTCGGCGAGCGCATCGTGGTCGCGTCGCCGATCTACAAGCATCACTTCGATCTGCGCACGGGCGAATGCCTCGAAGCGCCCGACAAGTCCGTCAGCGCATTCGCGGCGCGCGTCGAAGACGGACACGTATGGGTATCGGCGTAA
- a CDS encoding MarR family transcriptional regulator, whose amino-acid sequence MKTTAKAEDTNPKLADFLCFAVYSANLAFGKAYKPILEELGLTYTQYITVIALWEEDHQTVSSLGEKLFLESNTLTPILKKLEGMGYLERQRDPEDERQVRVSLTKAGRKLREKAFGMDLVEACGLTPDEFSKMQKSVVTLRNNLIKAVSEQD is encoded by the coding sequence ATGAAGACCACCGCCAAGGCAGAAGACACGAACCCGAAGCTGGCCGACTTCCTGTGCTTTGCCGTTTACTCGGCGAACCTGGCATTCGGCAAGGCTTACAAGCCGATTCTCGAAGAACTGGGACTCACGTACACGCAATACATCACCGTGATTGCGTTGTGGGAAGAGGACCATCAGACCGTCAGCAGTCTCGGTGAAAAACTGTTTCTCGAATCGAACACGCTCACGCCGATTCTGAAGAAGCTCGAAGGGATGGGCTATCTGGAGCGCCAGCGCGATCCGGAAGACGAGCGCCAGGTGCGCGTCAGCCTGACCAAGGCCGGCCGGAAGCTGCGCGAAAAGGCGTTCGGCATGGATCTGGTGGAGGCTTGCGGCCTCACGCCCGACGAGTTCTCCAAGATGCAGAAGTCCGTCGTCACGCTGCGCAACAACCTGATCAAGGCGGTGAGCGAGCAGGACTGA
- a CDS encoding organic hydroperoxide resistance protein gives MARIDNVLYTGKTQTTGGREGAARSSDGRLDIQLSPPGSSGKGTNPEQLFAAGWSACFIGAMGLAARDLKLTLPADTHVNAEVDLGTGEGGYFLQARLNVSLPGVSADVAQKIVDAAHQTCPYSKATRGNIDVEIALV, from the coding sequence GTGGCAAGAATCGACAACGTCCTGTACACCGGCAAGACGCAAACCACGGGCGGCCGCGAAGGCGCGGCGCGCAGCTCGGACGGGCGTCTGGATATCCAGCTTTCGCCGCCGGGGTCGAGCGGCAAGGGCACGAACCCCGAGCAACTGTTCGCGGCAGGCTGGTCGGCGTGTTTCATCGGCGCAATGGGACTGGCGGCGCGCGATCTGAAACTGACGCTGCCCGCCGATACCCACGTGAACGCCGAAGTCGACCTCGGCACGGGCGAGGGCGGCTACTTCCTGCAGGCGCGTCTGAACGTGAGCCTGCCGGGCGTCAGTGCTGATGTGGCGCAGAAGATCGTCGATGCGGCACACCAGACGTGCCCGTATTCGAAGGCAACGCGCGGCAATATCGACGTCGAGATCGCGCTGGTTTGA
- a CDS encoding 2-hydroxycarboxylate transporter family protein — protein MQTTSHAHGPSQPAPAQQPAAKTRFWPEGWWKLMEYRIGIIPLPVYFILLALITGFAVTGKVPGEISMAIAVLAFFGFTCAELGKRLPILRNIGAAAICATFVPSALTYYHLLPKPVLNLTTEFTKQTNFLYLFIASIIVGSILSMDRRVLIQGFIKIFVPLAIGSIAAAIVGTAVGAMFGLGVRHTLLYIVVPIMAGGVGEGAIPLSIGYSEIMHLPQGELFAQVLPPVMLGSLTAIVLAGALDMLGKRLPHLTGNGRLQVGEKDEMDPVKEEISGHIDVTHIAAAGITAITLYLLGLMCRNLFGLPAPVAMLFLAVLVKLARAVSPQLQEGAFVVYKFFSTAVTYPLLFAIGVAMTPWDKLIAAFTFANIVTIVVTVATLMGTGFVVGRFLKMYPIDTAIVNACHSGQGGTGDVAILTAANRMTLMPFAQIATRIGGAIVVTLTLILLAHFG, from the coding sequence TTGCAGACCACTTCTCACGCCCACGGCCCTTCGCAGCCGGCGCCCGCGCAGCAACCCGCTGCCAAAACACGCTTCTGGCCGGAAGGCTGGTGGAAGCTGATGGAATACCGGATCGGCATCATTCCGCTGCCCGTCTACTTCATCCTGCTTGCGCTGATCACGGGCTTCGCCGTGACGGGCAAGGTGCCTGGCGAAATTTCGATGGCGATCGCCGTGCTGGCGTTCTTCGGCTTCACCTGTGCCGAACTGGGCAAGCGTCTGCCCATCCTGCGCAACATCGGCGCGGCCGCGATCTGCGCGACCTTCGTGCCGTCCGCGCTCACGTACTACCACCTGCTGCCGAAACCCGTCCTCAACCTGACGACGGAGTTCACCAAGCAGACGAACTTCCTGTACCTGTTCATTGCGTCGATCATCGTCGGCAGCATTTTGAGCATGGACCGGCGCGTGCTGATTCAGGGCTTCATCAAGATCTTCGTGCCGCTGGCGATCGGTTCGATCGCGGCGGCCATCGTCGGCACGGCGGTCGGCGCGATGTTCGGACTCGGCGTGCGCCATACGCTGCTGTATATCGTCGTGCCCATCATGGCGGGCGGCGTCGGCGAGGGTGCGATTCCGCTGTCCATCGGTTATTCGGAAATCATGCATCTGCCGCAGGGCGAACTGTTCGCCCAGGTGCTGCCGCCCGTGATGCTCGGCAGCCTGACGGCGATCGTGCTGGCCGGCGCACTCGACATGCTCGGCAAGCGTCTTCCGCATCTGACGGGCAACGGGCGTCTGCAGGTCGGCGAGAAGGACGAAATGGACCCGGTGAAGGAAGAAATCAGCGGCCATATCGACGTCACGCATATCGCGGCGGCCGGCATCACCGCGATCACGCTCTACCTGCTCGGCCTGATGTGCCGCAATCTGTTCGGTCTGCCCGCGCCCGTCGCGATGCTGTTCCTCGCGGTGCTGGTGAAGCTCGCGCGCGCGGTGTCGCCGCAGTTGCAGGAAGGCGCGTTCGTCGTCTACAAGTTCTTCTCGACGGCCGTCACGTATCCGCTGCTGTTCGCAATTGGTGTGGCGATGACGCCGTGGGACAAGCTGATCGCCGCGTTCACGTTCGCCAATATCGTGACCATCGTCGTGACGGTCGCGACGCTGATGGGCACGGGCTTTGTGGTTGGGCGCTTCCTGAAGATGTACCCTATCGACACCGCGATCGTGAACGCCTGCCACAGCGGCCAGGGCGGCACGGGCGACGTCGCGATCCTGACGGCGGCGAACCGCATGACGCTGATGCCGTTCGCGCAGATCGCCACGCGTATCGGCGGCGCGATCGTGGTGACGCTGACGTTGATCCTGCTCGCGCATTTCGGCTGA
- a CDS encoding ATP-binding protein: MRLNVRVRIRGIPLWAWAAAGALYLGAAAAAVEFAWDRAIDALAQVGAHRLDLYAAGLKSELGRFEMMPAIVARQDSVRALLRAGSSASPELLHEVNTYLEAVSDDAGSLAVDVIDLQGSVIAASNWNQSFSFVGTNVSYRPYFKDALAHGAGRFFGIGTNTGMPGLYFSSAVRDAGKPIGAAAVKVSVDALEAAWRTPGEAAMVIDSNGVIVISTVPAWKFTAFRPITAQQQRDIQASRQYAGRNVDALLYRRVADWDGTAWLGRFPDWRRAGRTTQFLVMSRSAPQAGDSITVLLDVAAARRQQQIALAFVTGAFLIAGLYALYATQRRRTIAEKLKAQDALRLANDRLEMTVAQRTAALVETNERMKQEIVERKRTEQRLRDSQQEVVHAGKLAVLGQMAAGLTHELNQPLVAIRTLCDNARTFFERNQPAQAVANLERVAKLVDSMAVLTGELKTFARKPDVERVAVSLSEAVAHARLIYEARIRDEGVQLDVKIPAGTTVWAESSQLQQVIVNLLGNALDAVRNEPRRVITIAAADPDARERVLFTIADSGPGIAPDVLAHLFEPFVTTKPRGQGLGLGLAISSRIVEGFGAKISAANLADSGADGGAQFTIEFAAATSQRVVHGR, encoded by the coding sequence ATGAGGTTGAATGTGCGCGTGAGAATAAGAGGCATACCATTGTGGGCATGGGCCGCTGCTGGCGCGCTGTATCTCGGCGCGGCGGCCGCGGCCGTCGAATTCGCGTGGGACCGCGCGATCGATGCGCTCGCGCAAGTCGGCGCTCATCGGCTGGACCTGTACGCCGCCGGCCTGAAAAGCGAGCTGGGCCGCTTCGAGATGATGCCCGCCATCGTCGCGCGGCAGGACAGCGTGCGCGCGCTGCTGCGCGCTGGTTCGAGTGCTTCGCCCGAACTGCTGCACGAAGTCAACACGTATCTCGAAGCCGTCAGCGACGACGCGGGCAGTCTCGCCGTCGACGTGATCGACCTGCAAGGCTCGGTGATCGCCGCGAGCAACTGGAACCAGTCGTTCAGCTTCGTCGGCACCAACGTTTCCTATCGGCCGTACTTCAAGGATGCGCTCGCGCACGGCGCGGGGCGCTTCTTCGGCATCGGCACGAACACGGGCATGCCGGGCCTGTACTTCTCGAGCGCCGTGCGCGACGCAGGCAAGCCGATCGGCGCGGCGGCCGTGAAGGTGAGCGTCGATGCGCTCGAAGCGGCATGGCGCACGCCCGGCGAAGCAGCGATGGTGATCGACAGCAACGGCGTGATCGTCATCTCGACGGTGCCCGCGTGGAAGTTCACCGCGTTCCGGCCGATCACCGCGCAGCAGCAGCGCGATATTCAGGCTTCGCGTCAATACGCGGGCCGCAACGTCGACGCGCTGCTTTATCGGCGGGTCGCCGACTGGGACGGCACGGCGTGGCTTGGACGCTTTCCCGACTGGCGGCGCGCGGGCCGGACCACGCAGTTTCTCGTGATGTCGCGGAGCGCGCCGCAAGCGGGCGACTCGATCACGGTGTTGCTCGACGTTGCCGCCGCGCGGCGTCAGCAGCAGATTGCGCTCGCGTTCGTGACGGGCGCGTTTCTGATCGCCGGGTTGTATGCGCTGTACGCGACCCAGCGGCGCCGCACCATTGCCGAAAAGCTCAAGGCACAGGACGCATTGCGCCTCGCGAACGACCGGCTGGAAATGACCGTCGCGCAACGCACGGCCGCGCTCGTGGAAACCAATGAACGGATGAAGCAGGAGATCGTCGAGCGCAAGCGGACCGAACAGCGTCTGCGCGACTCGCAGCAGGAAGTCGTGCATGCGGGCAAGCTCGCCGTGCTCGGGCAGATGGCCGCGGGCCTCACGCACGAGCTGAACCAGCCGCTCGTCGCGATTCGCACGTTGTGCGACAACGCGCGCACGTTCTTCGAGCGCAATCAGCCGGCGCAGGCGGTGGCGAATCTGGAGCGCGTGGCGAAACTCGTCGACAGCATGGCCGTGCTGACGGGCGAGTTGAAAACCTTCGCGCGCAAGCCGGATGTCGAGCGGGTGGCGGTGTCGCTGAGCGAAGCGGTCGCGCACGCGCGGCTGATCTACGAAGCGCGCATCCGCGACGAAGGCGTGCAGCTCGACGTGAAGATTCCGGCGGGCACGACGGTGTGGGCGGAATCGAGCCAGTTGCAGCAGGTGATCGTCAATCTGCTGGGCAACGCGCTCGACGCCGTGCGCAACGAACCAAGACGTGTCATCACGATTGCCGCCGCCGATCCCGACGCGCGCGAGCGCGTGCTGTTCACGATCGCGGACAGCGGCCCCGGCATCGCGCCCGACGTGCTCGCGCATCTGTTCGAGCCGTTCGTGACGACCAAGCCGCGCGGGCAAGGCCTCGGCCTCGGGCTCGCCATCTCGTCGCGTATCGTCGAAGGTTTCGGGGCGAAGATTTCCGCTGCGAATCTTGCAGACAGCGGCGCGGACGGCGGCGCACAATTCACTATCGAATTCGCGGCGGCAACGTCGCAGAGGGTGGTTCATGGGAGATGA
- a CDS encoding sigma-54 dependent transcriptional regulator has product MGDDIRVLVVEDDENVRFGVEQAVALAGFPVSAFASAAQALADVAPGAPLVIVSDVRMPGIDGLQLLDKVMAIDSQIPVVLISGHADISTAVGAMQVGAYDFIEKPFSSDHIAGRVARAVEKRRLTLEVQGLRAALDNWQGIEALVLGKSPAIAEVRKKILRLADTSVSVLITGETGTGKELIARSLHDFGGRRDKHFVALNCGGLPEQIFESELFGHEAGAFTGAIKKRVGKIEWAHGGTLFLDEIETMPVALQIKMLRVLQERTLERLGANESISVDCRVIAASKADLTALSADGRFRSDLLYRLNVAQIELPPLRERREDVPLLFEHFALAAARRFGQPAPVVSASQVSELMTHAWPGNVRELQNVADRFVLGLTGDSLLAEAGSTTVKGGTLADQLAYFERMLIEDMLRRHHGNVAEASEALGMPKKTLYHKLRQLKIAARDAQGEEIDT; this is encoded by the coding sequence ATGGGAGATGACATTCGCGTGCTCGTCGTCGAGGACGATGAGAACGTTCGCTTCGGCGTCGAGCAGGCTGTGGCGTTGGCGGGATTTCCTGTCAGCGCGTTTGCATCGGCGGCGCAGGCGCTGGCCGACGTCGCGCCGGGTGCGCCGCTCGTGATCGTGTCGGATGTTCGGATGCCGGGCATCGACGGATTGCAGCTGCTCGACAAGGTGATGGCGATCGACTCGCAGATTCCCGTCGTGCTGATCAGCGGGCATGCCGATATCTCGACGGCCGTGGGCGCGATGCAGGTCGGCGCGTACGACTTCATCGAGAAGCCTTTTTCGTCCGACCATATTGCGGGGCGCGTCGCGCGCGCGGTCGAGAAGCGGCGCCTCACGCTCGAAGTGCAGGGCTTGCGGGCGGCGCTCGACAACTGGCAAGGCATCGAGGCGCTGGTGCTCGGCAAGTCGCCCGCTATTGCCGAAGTGCGCAAGAAGATTCTGCGGCTCGCCGACACGTCGGTCTCGGTGCTGATTACGGGCGAAACGGGCACAGGTAAGGAACTGATCGCGCGCAGCCTGCACGACTTTGGCGGACGGCGTGACAAGCACTTCGTCGCGCTGAACTGCGGCGGCCTGCCGGAACAGATTTTCGAAAGCGAGCTGTTTGGGCACGAAGCGGGTGCGTTCACGGGCGCGATCAAGAAGCGTGTCGGCAAGATCGAATGGGCGCACGGCGGCACGCTGTTTCTCGACGAAATCGAAACCATGCCGGTCGCGCTGCAGATCAAGATGCTGCGCGTGCTGCAGGAACGCACGCTGGAGCGGCTCGGCGCGAACGAGTCGATCTCCGTCGATTGCCGGGTGATCGCCGCGTCCAAGGCCGATCTGACGGCGCTTTCAGCCGACGGGCGCTTTCGCTCGGACCTGTTGTACCGGCTGAACGTCGCGCAGATCGAACTGCCGCCGTTGCGCGAGCGCCGCGAAGACGTGCCGCTGCTGTTCGAGCATTTCGCATTGGCGGCCGCGCGCCGCTTCGGACAACCGGCGCCCGTCGTGTCGGCTTCGCAGGTGTCGGAACTGATGACGCACGCGTGGCCCGGCAACGTGCGCGAGTTGCAGAACGTCGCGGACCGCTTCGTGCTCGGTCTCACGGGCGACAGTCTGCTGGCGGAAGCCGGCAGCACAACAGTCAAGGGCGGCACGCTCGCCGATCAGCTTGCATACTTCGAGCGCATGCTGATCGAGGACATGCTGCGGCG